gaaaaatcaaaagatggttaacttaattcaatcaatcaatggCCATGGTATTCCTTAAACTATTTAGCTGGAATTGAGAAACTAAAACAGATGAAGATGCATTGACCTAGCCATTACgaaaaagaaacattttatGGGCTTCCTTTTCATTAATGGGGATGTAAAAGCCAAGTTTTATGATAAACATACAACCAAGATTACACACGTTAAAGAGTGTCCAATTTACAAGTCAGAGACAAATTTTCTTATGTTAGAGAAAAGAAGAATTGCAGTTTTAGCAGATCAGACAAGATGCACCCTAGCATACTACCAGAATTCAGACCTGCAGTCTCTGGAAATCACTTGGGATGATGTGCAAGTATCAGTTGTAAGGCGATCCATCAAACTTTCTTCTGTTACTCGGTACTCGAACAATCCTGCAAATGGACAAGAATGCACTACTATCTTAATTCTGGATCCTAAATCCTCTACTGTTCTATCAACTAGATAGTGAACATGCATGTGCAATAATAAGCTTCAGGTAATGAAACCCTTTTATAAAAGCATTGACTAATAGGTTAACAGCACAACAAAAGATTTCCACGCTGCAAATAGAAAACTCGACGACTTCAATAACAATATAAGTAGGCTGAGTTGATAAGCTATTTTACCTCTTCTATTCTTCACATCAATGAATCCATTCTTCTTGATcctttgtagaaaatctttacctAATCGACCTTCGATGCCTCTCTCCAGATTGAAACGCCCAGATAGATTGACTACAATATTAACGTCTTTATATTTTGATGCATACAAGAGCACTACATTTCCTCCTGCAAACCCACCAGAAAATAATGCCTTACTTAGGTTACTTCAGTATTATTGGAGGTTCATGTTTTCAAATATGCTGCATCATCTCAAAACACTGATAAAGTCAACCTTTGCTGTGTCCAATAATTGCCTTTATAAAACGTTTCTGCCCCAAGAAATGTTCAATTACAGCCCGTAAGTCATCAACTTCTCTCCAATAGTTACCATACTGAAATGAACCTTCACTTTCCCTGAGAGAGATGGATCAAAAGCACTTAAACAGAAGCACAAGATGAATTTAAAAAACCTTGCAAGAGCAATGATTTAGAGAAGCTAACAACTGcagataaattattaaatattctCCAGCTTCAATATGAGCAACCAAAACAGATAACAGATAAATCAGTCCCATTAAGACAATGGTATATTTGGTAAATAATCAGTTCAGGCGACAACAATCTGACTTTGGAATGAAAATCCTCAATAAGATTATGACATGAACTTGCAGAAATGAGCCACATCACCTTTATTAGACTTTCTAATTCAATGCTTAGATGACATGAGCTCATAGAAAAGTTACGGAGCTGGAAACTTCATTACACTGCcgattaaataattcaaaagtaTTTATATATTTCAAACGTCATAAAGAACGAGATTACAAAGCACATCTATGCTTATTGTTGAAGAATCTCTAATGAGATCTGCGAAATCTTTTCTACTGGTCACAAAGTGCATAGCAGTAGGATAACTGCCTCTTTTGACACCAAAGCATCCTCCagagaaaaattataaactactTAGCTCACCTATAtccttatttatcaagaaatttaCTTACCCGTTTCCTGCAAAGTCAAAACGGAAAGCGCTGATTCCCTCCCTCTCCAAAGCGCCTGCAAGGGTTACCATAGGAATGCGCTCCTGCAAAATAATCAGCATCACACAACATGATCAATGTTGCATATGTTTTAAGAGAGTAAGTTCTTTGCAACCCACAAGCAGCCAGAGAGTGTGATCACAATTTCAAGGAAGGactaatattttgaaaaccaagacattctTAGAAACTCCTgccttgcagaatgcaggtatGGATATctaaaaagaagaggaagggcATTGTCGGGCAAAGCATAACGAAATCAACAACAGAATTCTCCAGCTGGTGATGTTGCCGCTCACATAAACCATTCCATCCTACTCAGGGACTCCAAAGTTTTTGAAAATCAATGGTAATTTAGGAGAACATCTACATTGACAAGGCACCACTCCACGTAGCAATCACAATCAAATGGCGAAACATCGAAGGAAGCTAGAAAGTTGTAATTTTCAGAACAAGTGGTCATCTTGGTCAGGCTGGAATTGCAGTAAAACTCAAACATTACCAACCTTCCAAGACTGGAACCCATGACACAATATCACGAGCTCCTTCGACCCTGTCTCGTGTAATATGCCGACAAGATTCTCGCCATGCTTGTTCGGGATGATGATTCTCCGTCCATGCATAGCtacagagaagaaagagaggaccCGAAACGATTCAAGTCAAGAGCTTTTCGAACACCATCACCTACCCTCGATTTTCTAAACGACGGGCAAGGACTCAAAATCACTGAAACCCATCACGAATCCAAGAACTCGAGACACCAAAGAGGAGACGAGCTTGATCAGAATTGCTCGCCGGGCTGAATTTACCGTGAAAGATAAGAGCTTGCCATTACCAGGATCGCCGACTCGTTCGGCTCGGGGGTGACTCGGCCGAGCCCGCGACATGGGAGCAGAGCTGGGGCTTTCAGCTTGGAGATCTCGTTGAATCCGATTCTGGGAAAAACGGCGTGTAATTTCTGTCTTGAGTTGGACATAAGCTTATGAATTTATGATTATCTAGAACAATGAAAGAATATCAGTTTCGAAACCTTATTAtatacatttatatattttttgataattcgaGCTTAATTTGAGTTCGATGTAAGGTTTCATTAGCCGGCCTAAAGGACTCAATTGCGATTGAGTTCAAGGAATTGGCATCGATTGATATTTAGGTAAGCGATCATATGATGTCCAATTGATCTTCAAATGATTAAACTACAAGTAAGGCTCGATACATGAAAAGGGTTTGAACGAACGCGTCACAATTCTAAGATTTTCAAGGCTTGTGTACCGACAAATAATTAATGGAAATGAGATAAGTCTTGAATTAacgaaaatatatatatatatatataaaatatatatttacattcaagatattttttatatttaatgaGATAGATGATAATCTTGTATTTATTAGAATAGATGGTAGTTGGAGTAGTACTAATTAAAAGGCTTTGTGTATAAATAATAATGCTCTCCCCTTATTTGTATCAACCAAAAATACATTCTCTCCCAAATCTTTTTCTCTCTAACCACTCTCTCTCTATGATTCAAGTTAGTGAAAAAAGTTTGTtcaaaagagatcaagaagtaTATCAAGTGGTTGACAGAATGTTGAACCAAGATGATGTCAATGTTGCCGTTGTTGGTGAGGCTATCCGAGAGAATGAGACCTGAAATAGAGCCAAGAGGAGGGCCGCTTTGATGGACATCATGCCTTCCCTTGAGGGAAGGTTCGCCAAAATAGGCCGCCGAGATGGAGTTCGTGAACGAAATCGATGAGGCAAAAAGGTGAATCGACAAGGTCGAAGAGACGCTCTACCTCGAAAACAAATCCACAGCTCCCTTGTGCTTGAAGGACAAATCCCTTGAAGCCGCGATCGAGGCTTTGAAGATGGAAGTCCTAGACCTCACAGAGACAACTCACACAAAGCCGAGATTGAAACTTTGAAGTtggagatccaagagctcaaaaTAGCACTAGTCTTACCCAACGATATTATGCCAATTCAAGTGACCAAGTTAAGAAACCCCTATGTTCCTAACCAACAATACCATCTTTTGGTGGCGAAATAGGTGTGATGAGACCAAGCAAGGTGTCAATCCCATCTACACATGGAATTAGtttgtcaaaaattttcaagattACTTCTT
This genomic stretch from Eucalyptus grandis isolate ANBG69807.140 chromosome 3, ASM1654582v1, whole genome shotgun sequence harbors:
- the LOC104436310 gene encoding uncharacterized protein LOC104436310 isoform X1 codes for the protein MSRARPSHPRAERVGDPAMHGRRIIIPNKHGENLVGILHETGSKELVILCHGFQSWKERIPMVTLAGALEREGISAFRFDFAGNGESEGSFQYGNYWREVDDLRAVIEHFLGQKRFIKAIIGHSKGGNVVLLYASKYKDVNIVVNLSGRFNLERGIEGRLGKDFLQRIKKNGFIDVKNRRGLFEYRVTEESLMDRLTTDTCTSSQVISRDCRVLIVHGSLDKIVPAEDSLEFAKVISNHKLCIIEGADHEYTSHQDELTSVVLDFLKTDSCLNKGTANTFPPSKPANSPHSRM
- the LOC104436310 gene encoding uncharacterized protein LOC104436310 isoform X2, translated to MSNSRQKLHAVFPRIGFNEISKLKAPALLPCRGLGRVTPEPNESAILERIPMVTLAGALEREGISAFRFDFAGNGESEGSFQYGNYWREVDDLRAVIEHFLGQKRFIKAIIGHSKGGNVVLLYASKYKDVNIVVNLSGRFNLERGIEGRLGKDFLQRIKKNGFIDVKNRRGLFEYRVTEESLMDRLTTDTCTSSQVISRDCRVLIVHGSLDKIVPAEDSLEFAKVISNHKLCIIEGADHEYTSHQDELTSVVLDFLKTDSCLNKGTANTFPPSKPANSPHSRM